A genomic window from Purpureocillium takamizusanense chromosome 2, complete sequence includes:
- the ERG3_1 gene encoding Delta(7)-sterol 5(6)-desaturase (EggNog:ENOG503NVB3~TransMembrane:4 (o77-103i130-149o161-182i237-254o)~COG:I), with product MDIVLELTDTFIADYAYAYFAPARSAPYDFPHATTANASAQSFSTWTYKPATKFLQVQPSQAAYTTSMPRDDPLRQLITLFWITWIFGIIVYFIFATLSYFLIFDKRTLDHPRFLKNQIWLEIRQANKSMPFMAVCTAPLFLLEVRGYGNLYDTTDEGPGMWYNILQFPLFLLFTDFCIYWIHRSLHHPLVYKHLHKPHHKWIMPTPYASHAFHPLDGFAQSLPYHIFPFIFPFQKVAYVFLFVFVNFWSILIHDGEYLTNNPVVNGAACHSLHHSRFEVNYGQFFTAFDRLGGTYRMPEAWMFEKDKKMSQKQWKKESVTVDEFVKEIEGDDERTYGPDIVAKKTK from the exons atggATATCGTGCTCGAGCTCACCGACACCTTCATTGCCGACTATGCCTACGCCTACTTTGCCCCTGCGCGTTCGGCCCCTTATGACTTCCCCCACGCCACGACCGCCAATGCCTCGGCGCAGAGCTTCTCAACGTGGACCTACAAGCCTGCCACCAAGTTCCTTCAGGTCCAGCCCTCCCAGGCCGCTTACACCACCTCGATGCCTCGTGATGATCCGTTGCGCCAGCTCATAACCCTCTTTTGGATCACCTG GATCTTTGGTATCATAGTCTACTTCATCTTCGCCACGCTGTCATACTTCCTCATCTTCGATAAGCGCACTCTCGACCACCCCAGGTTCCTCAAGAACCAGATCTGGCTCGAAATCAGGCAGGCCAACAAGTCGATGCCCTTCATGGCCGTCTGCACCGCAccccttttcctcctcgAGGTCCGCGGCTACGGCAATCTCTACGACACCACCGACGAGGGGCCCGGCATGTGGTACAACATTCTCCAGTTCCCGCTCTTCTTGCTTTTCACCGACTTCTGCATCTACTGGATCCACCGCTCCCTGCACCACCCCCTCGTTTACAAACACCTCCATAAGCCGCACCACAAATGGATTATGCCCACGCCCTACGCCAGTCATGCCTTCCACCCCTTGGACGGTTTCGCCCAGTCGCTACCCTACCACATCTTCCCCTTCATCTTCCCTTTCCAGAAGGTAGCCTacgtcttcctcttcgtcttTGTCAATTTCTGGTCCATTCTCATCCACGACGGTGAGTATCTCACCAACAACCCCGTCGTAAACGGTGCTGCCTGTCACTCGCTGCACCACTCCCGCTTCGAGGTCAACTACGGCCAATTCTTCACGGCCTTTGACCGCCTCGGTGGCACCTACAGAATGCCCGAGGCGTGGATGTTCgaaaaggacaagaagaTGTCCCAGAAGCAGTGGAAGAAGGAGTCGGTCACTGTCGACGAGTTCGTCAAGGAAAtcgagggcgatgacgagcgcACCTACGGTCCTGATATCGTCGCCAAGAAGACCAAGTAG
- a CDS encoding uncharacterized protein (SECRETED:SignalP(1-22~SECRETED:cutsite=SVG-TP~SECRETED:prob=0.7163)) — MQIFGKLTAVALVLLFAGSSVGTPVPGAGESSMRGNGRDYGGKYASSSSREGRVGGSGAFGGNSASQAWNTPAQASKSTPSNDKDGGLNQFKWYPNPNSRFYDPKKYPNQRGTPTTPTKEELDKARYYGPSSTRRAVPDDKDSAGHARKRSQPPGKDKYNQGWNSNPWGSYASGSKAYKSPSEPKGGMPVRSGNSKDEQRIYDPKSERQYKSPRAISSPNAAKQRKRDETNASKPEAVVPELDKDVADKSGLHPETSQ; from the coding sequence ATGCAGATCTTCGGAAAGCTAACCGCCGTGGCTCTCGTGCTGCTGTTCGCCGGCTCGTCGGTCGGGACAcccgtccccggcgccggcgaaaGCAGCATGCGTGGTAACGGCCGCGATTACGGTGGCAAGTacgcgtcgtcgagctctaGGGAAGGACGTGTGGGTGGCAGTGGCGCCTTCGGCGGTAACTCAGCAAGCCAGGCTTGGAACACCCCGGCCCAGGCAAGCAAGAGTACACCTAGCAATGACAAAGACGGCGGCCTTAACCAGTTCAAATGGTACCCGAATCCCAACTCGAGATTTTACGACCCGAAGAAATACCCGAACCAGAGGGGTACCCCGACTACACCTACAAAGGAAGAACTTGACAAAGCGAGATATTACGGTCCGTCCTCCACGCGACGGGCAGTTCCGGATGACAAGGACAGCGCTGGCCATGCAAGGAAGCGAAGCCAACCGCCAGGCAAGGACAAGTACAATCAGGGCTGGAACTCTAATCCCTGGGGCAGCTACGCGTCGGGATCAAAGGCTTACAAGTCCCCGAGCGAGCCCAAGGGAGGTATGCCTGTCAGGTCGGGGAACAGCAAGGATGAGCAGCGCATATACGACCCGAAAAGCGAGCGACAGTACAAATCGCCTAGGGCCATTTCTTCGCCCAATGCTGCCAAGCAGAGGAAGCGAGACGAGACCAACGCCTCAAAGCCCGAGGCAGTCGTGCCTGAATTGGACAAAGATGTCGCGGACAAGTCGGGCTTGCATCCGGAGACCTCCCAGTAA
- a CDS encoding Malate dehydrogenase (COG:C~EggNog:ENOG503NWAG), which translates to MVKAVVAGASGGIGQPLSLLLKNSPLIDELALYDVVNTPGVASDLSHISSPAKVTGYLPKDDGAKSAFKDADIIVIPAGIPRKPGMTRDDLFNINAGIVKGLIETAAEVAPKAFILVISNPVNSTVPISAEVLKAKKVFNAQRLFGVTTLDIVRAETFVSEITGQSEPQKQTIPVIGGHSGETIVPLFSKASPAVKIPDDKYDALVNRVQFGGDEVVKAKDGAGSATLSMAYAGFRFAEKVLRAVKGEKGLVEPSYVYLPGVPGGEAIAKETGCDFFSVPIELGPNGAEKANNPLEGITDKEKALLQKAVEGLKGNIKKGIDFAHNPPQKL; encoded by the exons ATGGTCAAAGCTG TTGTTGCTGGTGCCTCTGGCGGCATTGGCCAG CCTCTTTCGCTGCTTTTGAAGAACAGCCCTCTCATTGACGAGCTGGCTCTCTACGATGTCGTCAACACCCCCGGCGTCGCTTCCGACCTGTCACACatctcctcgcccgcg AAAGTCACGGGCTATCTTCCCAAGGATGACGGTGCCAAGTCCGCCTTCAAGGATgccgacatcatcgtcatccctGCTGGCATCCCCC GCAAGCCCGGCATGACCCGTGATGACCTGTTCAACATCAACGCCGGCATTGTCAAGGGCTTGATCgagaccgccgccgaggtcgccccTAAGGCGTTTATTCTGGTCATCTCCAACCCGGTCAACTCGACGGTCCCTATCTCCGCCGAGGTTCTTAAGGCCAAGAAGGTCTTCAACGCCCAGCGCCTGTTCGGTGTCACCACGCTTGACATCGTCCGCGCCGAGACGTTTGTCAGCGAGATCACCGGCCAGTCCGAGCCCCAGAAGCAGACCATCCCCGTCATTGGTGGTCACTCTGGTGAGACCATTGTCCCTCTCTTCAGCAAGGCCTCCCCTGCCGTCAAGATCCCCGACGACAAGTACGACGCTCTTGTCAACCGCGTCCAGttcggcggtgacgaggttgtcaaggccaaggacggcgcTGGTTCGGCTACTCTCTCTATGGCCTATGCCGGCTTCCG ATTTGCCGAGAAGGTCCTTCGTGCCGTCAAGGGCGAAAAGGGTCTGGTCGAGCCTAGCTACGTCTACCTCCCGGGTGttcccggcggcgaggccatcgccaaggagACCGGCTGCGACTTCTTCTCCGTCCCCATTGAGCTCGGA CCCAACGGTGCCGAGAAGGCCAACAACCCCTTGGAGGGCATCACcgacaaggagaaggcgCTTCTGCAGAAGGCTGTCGAGGGCCTCAAGGGCAACATCAAGAAGGGCATCGACTTCGCCCACAACCCGCCCCAAAA GCTGTGA
- a CDS encoding Malate dehydrogenase (COG:C~EggNog:ENOG503NWAG): MVKAVVAGASGGIGQPLSLLLKNSPLIDELALYDVVNTPGVASDLSHISSPAKVTGYLPKDDGAKSAFKDADIIVIPAGIPRKPGMTRDDLFNINAGIVKGLIETAAEVAPKAFILVISNPVNSTVPISAEVLKAKKVFNAQRLFGVTTLDIVRAETFVSEITGQSEPQKQTIPVIGGHSGETIVPLFSKASPAVKIPDDKYDALVNRVQFGGDEVVKAKDGAGSATLSMAYAGFRFAEKVLRAVKGEKGLVEPSYVYLPGVPGGEAIAKETGCDFFSVPIELGPNGAEKANNPLEGITDKEKALLQKAVEGLKGNIKKGIDFAHNPPQK; this comes from the exons ATGGTCAAAGCTG TTGTTGCTGGTGCCTCTGGCGGCATTGGCCAG CCTCTTTCGCTGCTTTTGAAGAACAGCCCTCTCATTGACGAGCTGGCTCTCTACGATGTCGTCAACACCCCCGGCGTCGCTTCCGACCTGTCACACatctcctcgcccgcg AAAGTCACGGGCTATCTTCCCAAGGATGACGGTGCCAAGTCCGCCTTCAAGGATgccgacatcatcgtcatccctGCTGGCATCCCCC GCAAGCCCGGCATGACCCGTGATGACCTGTTCAACATCAACGCCGGCATTGTCAAGGGCTTGATCgagaccgccgccgaggtcgccccTAAGGCGTTTATTCTGGTCATCTCCAACCCGGTCAACTCGACGGTCCCTATCTCCGCCGAGGTTCTTAAGGCCAAGAAGGTCTTCAACGCCCAGCGCCTGTTCGGTGTCACCACGCTTGACATCGTCCGCGCCGAGACGTTTGTCAGCGAGATCACCGGCCAGTCCGAGCCCCAGAAGCAGACCATCCCCGTCATTGGTGGTCACTCTGGTGAGACCATTGTCCCTCTCTTCAGCAAGGCCTCCCCTGCCGTCAAGATCCCCGACGACAAGTACGACGCTCTTGTCAACCGCGTCCAGttcggcggtgacgaggttgtcaaggccaaggacggcgcTGGTTCGGCTACTCTCTCTATGGCCTATGCCGGCTTCCG ATTTGCCGAGAAGGTCCTTCGTGCCGTCAAGGGCGAAAAGGGTCTGGTCGAGCCTAGCTACGTCTACCTCCCGGGTGttcccggcggcgaggccatcgccaaggagACCGGCTGCGACTTCTTCTCCGTCCCCATTGAGCTCGGA CCCAACGGTGCCGAGAAGGCCAACAACCCCTTGGAGGGCATCACcgacaaggagaaggcgCTTCTGCAGAAGGCTGTCGAGGGCCTCAAGGGCAACATCAAGAAGGGCATCGACTTCGCCCACAACCCGCCCCAAAAGTGA
- a CDS encoding uncharacterized protein (COG:S~BUSCO:EOG09265I7S~EggNog:ENOG503P72Q), with protein MAYILFSLSLLFIVTATALFFTRAYWRHHIPEIRLPGAGYIYSRLPGSFAGDIEAGLSSSNFDLVGNVEAGDSRAGLDDASKAEVLKLMKKRRMTFDQARKAYMESRFKQNGIGPDGRPRDPKFVSFS; from the coding sequence ATGGCGTACATTCTCTTCAGTCTCTCCTTACTCTTCATTGTTaccgcgacggcgctctTCTTCACCCGCGCGTACTGGCGCCATCACATCCCCGAAATTCGGCTGCCCGGCGCAGGCTATATATACTCGCGGCTGCCGGGCAGCTTCGCTGGCGACATCGAGGCCGGGCTTTCCAGCAGTAACTTTGACCTGGTCGGCAACGTGGAGGCGGGTGACAGCCGCGCGGGTCTGGACGACGCGAGCAAGGCCGAGGTCCTCAAGCTCATGAAGAAGAGGCGCATGACCTTTGACCAAGCGCGCAAGGCCTACATGGAGAGCCGCTTCAAGCAAAACGGCATTGGCCCCGATGGCCGCCCACGGGATCCCAAGTTTGTCAGCTTCTCCTAA
- a CDS encoding uncharacterized protein (EggNog:ENOG503P3VN~COG:J), whose amino-acid sequence MASPAIPNISSDLIWEIVRNNNSFLVKSNRNGGVQFSRDPLNLTNKNSRKHAGFVNDKAIGVVPNEKGGVTVISKKTSAATKPAQAFTKTTYGGNKSNRTSYKAVANQAARSGYRGDLRSAAVERVSAIRRTQLPVKADPEPKLRGNKAKKAAESS is encoded by the exons ATGGCCTCCCCCGCGATCCCCAACATTTCCTCGGACCTCATCTGGGAGATTGTCC GCAACAACAACTCCTTCCTCGTCAAGAGCAaccgcaacggcggcgtccagTTCTCCCGGGACCCCCTGAACTTGACCAACAAGAACTCTCGCAAG CATGCGGGCTTCGTCAACGACAAG GCCATCGGCGTTGTCCCCAACGAGAAGGGTGGCGTTACCGTGATCAGCAAGAagacctcggccgccacgaaGCCGGCCCAGGCTTTCACCAAGACCACCTACGGCGGCAACAAGTCCAACCGCAC GAGCTACAAGGCTGTTGCCAACCAGGCCGCCAGGTCCGGGTACCGAGGCGACCTgcgctcggccgccgtcgagcgcgttTCCGCCATCCGCCGCACCCAGCTGCCCGTCAAGGCCGACCCCGAGCCTAAGCTGCGCGgcaacaaggccaagaaggccgccgAGTCGTCCTAA